The genomic interval AAAATTACTTACCTGAATATTCCGGGATTTGAAGATTTAAAGGTTTATAAGCAGATGCTAAGACAGCAGCTTAGTCCGTCTCCGGTTTATCAGCAGGATATGTTATCTTTTCATCTGGATCCATATAAAATCAAGATTATCAATACGCGGCCGCTGTTGTATCAGAATATAAGAATTGAACCGCTAACTTATGATCCTTTAAATACGTCAGCGGATTATATAGCTACAGAGATCACATTACCCGGCCCGTTTTCAGATTATAAACTCTATTTTATTTCTGCAAAGTCGTTTGTAGCTCAGGGAATTTTGAGTTATTTTATGCCTATCGCGCTGGTGATGTTACTATTCTATGGAATTCTGGTTCTGGTCACCGTTTTGATCTACAGAAATCTTAATATTAATCATAAGATGTTTAAATTGCAGTATGATTTTGTGAATAATCTGACGCATGAGTTTAAAACGCCGGTGAGTGTGATTAAGATAGCGGGTAATAATATTAAAAGTGCGAGTGCACTGACTGAAAGAGAGCTCAAGTTGTATGGTAAGATCCTGGATGAGGAGGCCGACAAGTTAAATGGATTAATGAACAAGTTACTGGCTTTTACGCAGATTGAAAACAGGGCTATTCAGTTAAATCGTGATGAAATTAATATTGTGGATTTTATTGAGAGTACAATTGAATCTCATACGCTGAAACATCCTGATTTTGTAGTGACTTATGAAGTCTCTGGTTTTGTGACATTTATTACGGATCCGGTATTGCTGGGCAGTCTTTTTGACAATTTAGCGGAGAATGCTTACAAGTATTCACGTCCTGAGCATAAGCGGTTGCATATTGTGGCGAGAATGATAAAAGGAAAAGTTGTATTCAGGTTTGTGGATCAGGGTATAGGTATTCCAACACCAGAAATTAATAATATCTTTAAGAAGTTTTACCGGATACAGAATCAGTATAATCAGAATGGTAGTGTTGGTTTAGGGTTGGCTTTTTGTAAGGAGTTAGTGAATTTCATGAAGGGTGAGATCTCGGTAAAAAGTAAAGTAAATAAAGGAACAGAGTTTAAAATAGTACTGCCTTATAATAATTAATGATATGTCTAAAGGAATTAAAATACTGATAGTTGAAGATGATGAAAATTTAAGGTTTTTAGTAGTACACAGACTAAAGTCTGAGGGTTATGATGTACTGGAAACCGGCGATGGTGAGCTGGCAGTAAAAACTATCATGGATGAAAAGCCTGATATTGTTTTGCTGGACTGGATGTTGCCGGGTAAACAGGGGTCGGATGTTTGTCAGGAAGTGCGTAAGCAGGGTTTTGAGAACCTGATTATTATGATGACTGCGAAGGCGCAGGATGTGGATAAGATTGATGCTTATACTTTCGGAGTGTCTGATTATGTAACCAAGCCGTTTAATATGGATGTTTTGGTGGCGATGCTGGAGAGTAAGGTGAAGTTTTTGTTAAACAATGATAAGTCAGAGATCCACCGTTTTGGCGACATGGAACATCACCCTAATATCCATACCCTTTACAGGAGCGGAAGAAAGATTGAATTAACAATATTAGAAAACAGGATCTTATTGTATTTCCTGAGAAATCCGAATAAGGTGATTAACCGGGATGAGTTGATGCTGGTTGTTTGGGGATATAATTCTGATGTGAATACGCGTACGCTTGATATGCATATTGTTCGTTTAAGAAAGAAGATTGAATTGAATCCTGATAATCCACAGTTGTTGCAAACTGTAAGGGGTATTGGATACCGTTTTAATGCGGGATAGTTTTTAAATAGTTATTGGTAATAGCGCAGTCCTTAAAAGACTGCGCTATTTTTTTTGCTGATTTTGCAGGTTTGCGGGTGGTTGAGTTTTTATGCTTAAATGGGTTTTAATCTTTGAGGTGGGCTGCCCAGAAGGGATATTTTACACCATCTTGCAGGAAGTTTGGGAAATGTGTTTCGTCAGGCAGAATAAGTGCTCCATGGGTTTTTCTAAGCACACTGAATATACTTTGATCGTTGCGGTGTTCTATAAACGTTTTTTGTTGTAAGGCTGCATCTTTCTGGTCTGTAAAAAGAGATAAGTTTTCATAGAGTGTGTCATACCATTTGTCTATGAGTTGTGTGGTGTGCTGGCATTTCCTCAGCATAATGACCGTTGTTATCAATTGATTAGAATTGATGATTTCTGTTGTGGTGTTAAAATAGTCAAATACTTCTTGCTTAGTGTATTCATTTTCTTTGTGGGGTAGTTCAAAAGCGATTGTACCGGTATCGGTTGCTTCCAGAAGTGTCAGGTAATCGTGGAAACGTTTTTTACCACTTTTATTAATGATACATCCTGCATCGGCATAAATCAAAATGTCGTTTTCGGGAAGGGTATCAAGTATTTTTTTTATGACGTAGGGTTTCCAGATCCAGTATCCACCGCCTTTTGATTGTTCAAGGATAGATTTAAAGCGTTTGGCAAAGATCGGGTTTATAGCTGCCGGGCTGAAGATTTTTACTTCGTCGAAAAATTTGGAGTCTATGGCTGTTTGTTTGAGAAATTTTCTCTGCGCTCTGTATTTATCGTCTCCATAGGTTATAAAGTGAGTTTTCATAGCGTTTAATTTATTTATAATGTAATAAATTAATTTAAACGGTTTGCGTTAAGTTATTAATGAGTTATTAACAGTGTTGAAAAGAGGGATGTCCGGCTGCTAAAAAAACAAGCCGGCTATGTTCGGCCGGCATTGTCTTCGCCTGAAGAGATTCTGAACGAATTTCCTGAAATGAGTATGCTTGTTTTTCTATTTTTTTATGCTCTTTTGAGTGTGAAGATGGTGATCTCCGGTAAGATACCTACTCTTCCGGGGTAACCAAGGAAGCCATAACCTACGTTAACATAAAGCTGCTGTTTTTGTTCCTGATATAATCCGGCCCATTCTTTATAGATATACTCTATAGGGCTCCACTGGTACTTTTCGGTACGAACTCCGAATTGCATACCATGGGTGTGGCCACTAAACATCGCATCTATCTGAGGATATTTTGGCAGCACTTCGGCACGCCAGTGTGAAGGGTCGTGAGAAAGTAAAAGCTTTACGGGAAGGTCGTCAGTATTCTTAACTGCAAGATCCATACGGCCGTATTTCGGAAAACGCCCCATGCCCCAGTTCTCTATGCCCAGAATTCCGATTTCTTCACCATCAATCTTTAACCGGCGGTTTTCATTCATTAAAAGATCCCAACCCATAAGTTCGTGGGTTTTGATCACGTCTTTCAGGTTTTTTACTTTTGCGGGGGATGATTCTTTCCCAAAATGATAATCACCATAATCATGATTTCCCAGAGAGGAGTAAACACCAAGGGGAGCCTTTATTTTACTGAAGATGTCCTGGTAATCCCGCATTTCTGTGGCCATGTCATTGACAATATCACCGGTGAAGAAGATGAAATCCGGCTTTTCGCCAAGGAGCATTTCTACACCACCTTTTACGGCTGTTTTGTTGTAAAAGCTTCCTGAGTGAATATCTGAGATCTGTCCCATCGTGATGCCATCAAAGGCAGCGGGCAGGTTAGGGAGGATCAATGTCTTTCTGCGGACCTGATAATCATAAGCACCTGATACAATTCCCCAGGATAATGAAGTGAGGGGAATTGCCGCTGCAACCAAGCCTGCTTTAACAATAAACGAAGATCGGCTGATTGGTTCTTCTATAGCTAAACCGGTTTTATTATGGGTGCTTGTTGTACGGGATGAATATGTTGCATTATACTGATCATTTAAGTTTCCTGATACTGTTGCGCTGCTGTTTTCTGATCTTCTGGTCCGTCTGAGCAGAACGA from Pedobacter sp. WC2423 carries:
- a CDS encoding sensor histidine kinase yields the protein MAPEKTSGYRKNFSLIVTFIVLISVLFILSLFLAYNFSKKFIENEFVSEKVKVLEESIKPYNEFFQNKVPEISYYNGYLDSATASKFVDTIINAYPFVSKVVFYDSEIGNTPVRDGLNTGHFSFGPKNIYQFGDLVPLDSVKLFSRDDTKKFSRGDDFNALGIKLISYIESLDTTIVPSQEELFTNFSIIRSNKITYLNIPGFEDLKVYKQMLRQQLSPSPVYQQDMLSFHLDPYKIKIINTRPLLYQNIRIEPLTYDPLNTSADYIATEITLPGPFSDYKLYFISAKSFVAQGILSYFMPIALVMLLFYGILVLVTVLIYRNLNINHKMFKLQYDFVNNLTHEFKTPVSVIKIAGNNIKSASALTERELKLYGKILDEEADKLNGLMNKLLAFTQIENRAIQLNRDEINIVDFIESTIESHTLKHPDFVVTYEVSGFVTFITDPVLLGSLFDNLAENAYKYSRPEHKRLHIVARMIKGKVVFRFVDQGIGIPTPEINNIFKKFYRIQNQYNQNGSVGLGLAFCKELVNFMKGEISVKSKVNKGTEFKIVLPYNN
- a CDS encoding response regulator transcription factor, with the translated sequence MSKGIKILIVEDDENLRFLVVHRLKSEGYDVLETGDGELAVKTIMDEKPDIVLLDWMLPGKQGSDVCQEVRKQGFENLIIMMTAKAQDVDKIDAYTFGVSDYVTKPFNMDVLVAMLESKVKFLLNNDKSEIHRFGDMEHHPNIHTLYRSGRKIELTILENRILLYFLRNPNKVINRDELMLVVWGYNSDVNTRTLDMHIVRLRKKIELNPDNPQLLQTVRGIGYRFNAG
- a CDS encoding metallophosphoesterase gives rise to the protein MGRLPFLIVGCLLIIAFDFYFVKAILSAFKNWSEKAKTRFTRIYWGITIVLIIGVFAGIFLNLFLSMRAVILVIFFLTTACKIVMLPFLLVDDLRRLVIVLLRRTRRSENSSATVSGNLNDQYNATYSSRTTSTHNKTGLAIEEPISRSSFIVKAGLVAAAIPLTSLSWGIVSGAYDYQVRRKTLILPNLPAAFDGITMGQISDIHSGSFYNKTAVKGGVEMLLGEKPDFIFFTGDIVNDMATEMRDYQDIFSKIKAPLGVYSSLGNHDYGDYHFGKESSPAKVKNLKDVIKTHELMGWDLLMNENRRLKIDGEEIGILGIENWGMGRFPKYGRMDLAVKNTDDLPVKLLLSHDPSHWRAEVLPKYPQIDAMFSGHTHGMQFGVRTEKYQWSPIEYIYKEWAGLYQEQKQQLYVNVGYGFLGYPGRVGILPEITIFTLKRA